Proteins from one Ipomoea triloba cultivar NCNSP0323 chromosome 1, ASM357664v1 genomic window:
- the LOC116011688 gene encoding cytochrome P450 81C13-like, whose amino-acid sequence MAGDNFSFNYKALVWAPYGDLWRPQRRLAAVELLSAASLQRSSIIREDEIRTVIRSMFGLTKNDKISAVDFTSLAGAFTFNAMMRIISGERFVEEEDMGGEKGREIIDGLRELFFASILGMNACDFFPVLRWFGYGGMEKKMAAVTDRRIELVSRLLDEFRRKNVGFSDSDGGEKTTVVETTVEKTTVVKRSDKA is encoded by the coding sequence ATGGCCGGCGACAACTTCTCCTTCAACTACAAAGCCTTAGTGTGGGCCCCGTACGGCGATCTCTGGAGACCCCAACGCCGCCTCGCCGCCGTCGAGCTGTTATCGGCGGCCAGTCTCCAGCGATCTTCAATTATCAGGGAGGACGAGATTCGGACGGTGATCCGATCAATGTTCGGACTGACAAAAAACGATAAAATCTCAGCCGTGGATTTCACCTCTCTGGCCGGCGCGTTCACTTTCAATGCCATGATGAGAATCATAAGCGGGGAACGGTTTgtggaagaagaagatatgGGAGGGGAGAAAGGGAGAGAGATAATTGATGGGCTTCGAGAGCTTTTCTTCGCCAGTATTCTGGGCATGAATGCCTGCGATTTCTTCCCGGTTTTGAGGTGGTTCGGGTACGGAGGCATGGAGAAGAAGATGGCGGCAGTCACTGACAGGAGAATCGAGCTGGTCAGCCGCCTTCTGGACGAATTTCGCCGAAAAAATGTTGGATTTTCGGATTCAGACGGCGGGGAGAAAACAACAGTGGTTGAAACTACAGTGGAGAAAACAACAGTGGTTAAAAGATCTGACAAAGCATGA
- the LOC115996374 gene encoding citrate synthase, glyoxysomal-like → MESGDCSTVARGRLAVLSAHLAASASINHDAPALEASVVSANALAPPPNLRGSLTIIDERTGQRYQVQVSEEGTVKAADLKKITTGKNDKGLKLYDPGYLNTAPVRSSISYIDGDAGILRYRGYPIEELAEKSSFLEVAYLLLYGNLPSQHQLADWEFAVSQHSAVPEGVLDIIQAMPHDAHPMGVLVSALSALSVFHPDANPALRGQDIYKSKLVRDKQIVRILGKAPTIAAAAYLRLAGRPPVLPSNTLSYAENFLYMLDSLGNRSYKPNPRLARALDILFILHAEHEMNCSTAAARHLASSGVDVYTALAGAVGALYGPLHGGANEAVLKMLGEIGSIDNIPEFLEGVKNRKRKMSGFGHRVYKNYDPRARVIKKLAEEVFSIVGRDPLIEVAVALEKAALADEYFVKRKLYPNVDFYSGLIYRAMGFPPEFFTVLFAIPRMAGYLSHWRESLDDPDTKIMRPAQAYTGVWLRHYMPLRERTPSSEAAVDKLGQVSVSNATKRRLAGSGA, encoded by the exons ATGGAGAGTGGAGATTGCTCAACCGTGGCTCGCGGCCGCTTGGCGGTGCTTTCAGCTCACCTTGCTGCGTCGGCTTCCATTAATCACGACGCCCCCGCTCTCGAAGCCTCGGTTGTATCAGCGAATGCTTTGGCGCCGCCGCCGAATCTCAGAGGCTCCTTGACAATCATCGATGAGCGGACTGGTCAGAGATATCAAGTTCAGGTTTCCGAGGAAGGCACTGTTAAAGCCGCTGATTTGAAGAAG ATAACAACAGGCAAGAATGATAAAGGTCTCAAACTATATGATCCGGGCTACCTTAATACAGCTCCAGTACGGTCATCAATATCCTATATAGATGGCGATGCAGGGATTCTTAGATATAGGGGTTACCCTATTGAGGAATTGGCTGAGAAAAGTTCCTTCTTGGAAGTGGCTTATCTTTTGT tGTATGGTAATTTACCATCCCAGCATCAATTAGCAGATTGGGAGTTTGCTGTTTCACAGCATTCAGCTGTGCCTGAAGGAGTCTTG GATATCATACAGGCAATGCCTCATGATGCTCACCCCATGGGTGTTCTTGTGAGTGCTTTGAGTGCTCTTTCTGTCTTCCATCCTGATGCTAATCCAGCTCTTAGA GGCCAAGATATATACAAGTCTAAACTAGTAAGAGATAAACAAATAGTCCGCATCCTTGGGAAG GCACCAACAATTGCTGCAGCTGCATATTTAAGGTTGGCAGGGAGGCCACCTGTTCTTCCTTCCAACACTCTTTCTTACGCAGAAAATTTCTTGTACATGCTAGATTCATT AGGTAACAGGTCTTACAAACCCAACCCTCGACTTGCTCGAGCACTTGACATTCTTTTCATATTGCATGCGGAGCATGAAATGAACTGCTCTACAGCTGCTGCACGGCATCTTGCCTCAAG TGGTGTTGATGTGTACACAGCTCTTGCTGGAGCAGTTGGAGCTTTGTATGGTCCTCTTCATGGAGGAGCGAATGAG GCTGTGCTTAAGATGCTCGGAGAGATAGGTAGTATTGACAATATTCCTGAGTTTCTTGAGGGTGTTAAGAACAG GAAGCGCAAGATGTCTGGCTTTGGACATCGTGTGTACAAAAATTATGATCCCAGAGCTCGGGTCATAAAAAAGCTAGCTGAAGAAGTGTTTTCCATCGTTGGACGGGATCCATTAATTGAG GTGGCTGTTGCCTTGGAAAAGGCTGCCCTCGCAGACGAGTATTTTGTTAAGAGAAAGTTGTATCCAAACGTCGACTTCTATTCTGGTTTAATCTATAG GGCTATGGGCTTCCCCCCAGAGTTCTTCACTGTTCTTTTTGCAATTCCCCGGATGGCTGGCTACTTATCTCACTGGCGAGAATCCTTGGATGATCCTGATACGAAGATAATGAGACCTGCGCAG GCGTACACCGGAGTTTGGTTGCGGCATTACATGCCACTCAGAGAACGCACTCCATCAAGTGAAGCAGCAGTAGATAAACTAGGTCAAGTTTCCGTTTCCAATGCCACTAAGCGTCGCTTGGCTGGTTCTGGTGCCTAG
- the LOC116029707 gene encoding transcription elongation factor B polypeptide 3 isoform X2 has protein sequence MRSAVRNSKAPSLVDLCVKVAIDHVRYIGDVGATDFHLLERFLPHCTEDQLALIEKSTQGRDLSPVTDKLWKKFYERQFGEKSASLVIERMKQKKVTFKWNQLYKAKLKEVEEAQQKSFERIRDLYKKQDAEKQSRQIKLCTKVPPSSNKRSFYGGNSSIYNTKSTVMKKAKMDFLRSPEVRNLAAMKNKAVQRTHSSVSVSSTKKPGGPSAMAASSRYKPMNPTMKRF, from the exons ATGAGAAGTGCCGTACGGAATAGTAAAGCTCCTTCCCTTGTGGATTTGTGCGTTAAGGTTGCAATAGATCATGTTAGATACATTGGGGATGTTGGTGCAACAGACTTTCATCTTCTTGAGCGCTTTCTACCTCACTGTACTGAGGACCAGTTGGCACTCATTGAGAAGTCAACACAA gGAAGAGATCTTAGCCCTGTGACTGATAAACTCTGGAAGAAATTTTATGAGCGGCAATTTGGTGAAAAGAGCGCCAGTCTGGTTATTGAGAGAATGAAGCAAAAGAAAGTAACTTTTAAGTGGAATCAATTGTATAAG GCAAAGTTGAAGGAGGTTGAGGAAGCCCAACAAAAGTCCTTTGAAAGAATCAGGGATCTATACAAAAAACAAGATGCCG AGAAACAAAGCCGACAAATTAAGCTCTGTACAAAGGTTCCACCTTCTAGCAATAAAAGAAGCTTTTATGGAG gcaACAGCAGTATTTACAACACAAAGAGTACTGTGATGAAGAAAGCAAAAATGGATTTCTTAAGAAG TCCAGAGGTTAGAAATTTAGCTGCCATGAAGAATAAGGCTGTGCAGAGAACTCATAG CAGTGTAAGTGTTTCCTCCACAAAGAAACCAGGTGGACCTTCTGCGATGGCTGCTTCTTCAAGATACAAACCTATGAATCCGACAATGAAGAGATTCTAG
- the LOC116029707 gene encoding transcription elongation factor B polypeptide 3 isoform X1 yields MRSAVRNSKAPSLVDLCVKVAIDHVRYIGDVGATDFHLLERFLPHCTEDQLALIEKSTQGRDLSPVTDKLWKKFYERQFGEKSASLVIERMKQKKVTFKWNQLYKAKLKEVEEAQQKSFERIRDLYKKQDAEKQSRQIKLCTKVPPSSNKRSFYGGNSSIYNTKSTVMKKAKMDFLRSPEVRNLAAMKNKAVQRTHSFSSSVSVSSTKKPGGPSAMAASSRYKPMNPTMKRF; encoded by the exons ATGAGAAGTGCCGTACGGAATAGTAAAGCTCCTTCCCTTGTGGATTTGTGCGTTAAGGTTGCAATAGATCATGTTAGATACATTGGGGATGTTGGTGCAACAGACTTTCATCTTCTTGAGCGCTTTCTACCTCACTGTACTGAGGACCAGTTGGCACTCATTGAGAAGTCAACACAA gGAAGAGATCTTAGCCCTGTGACTGATAAACTCTGGAAGAAATTTTATGAGCGGCAATTTGGTGAAAAGAGCGCCAGTCTGGTTATTGAGAGAATGAAGCAAAAGAAAGTAACTTTTAAGTGGAATCAATTGTATAAG GCAAAGTTGAAGGAGGTTGAGGAAGCCCAACAAAAGTCCTTTGAAAGAATCAGGGATCTATACAAAAAACAAGATGCCG AGAAACAAAGCCGACAAATTAAGCTCTGTACAAAGGTTCCACCTTCTAGCAATAAAAGAAGCTTTTATGGAG gcaACAGCAGTATTTACAACACAAAGAGTACTGTGATGAAGAAAGCAAAAATGGATTTCTTAAGAAG TCCAGAGGTTAGAAATTTAGCTGCCATGAAGAATAAGGCTGTGCAGAGAACTCATAG TTTCTCTAGCAGTGTAAGTGTTTCCTCCACAAAGAAACCAGGTGGACCTTCTGCGATGGCTGCTTCTTCAAGATACAAACCTATGAATCCGACAATGAAGAGATTCTAG
- the LOC116029707 gene encoding transcription elongation factor B polypeptide 3 isoform X3, whose product MRSAVRNSKAPSLVDLCVKVAIDHVRYIGDVGATDFHLLERFLPHCTEDQLALIEKSTQGRDLSPVTDKLWKKFYERQFGEKSASLVIERMKQKKVTFKWNQLYKAKLKEVEEAQQKSFERIRDLYKKQDAEKQSRQIKLCTKVPPSSNKRSFYGGNSSIYNTKSTVMKKAKMDFLRSPEVRNLAAMKNKAVQRTHSVSVSSTKKPGGPSAMAASSRYKPMNPTMKRF is encoded by the exons ATGAGAAGTGCCGTACGGAATAGTAAAGCTCCTTCCCTTGTGGATTTGTGCGTTAAGGTTGCAATAGATCATGTTAGATACATTGGGGATGTTGGTGCAACAGACTTTCATCTTCTTGAGCGCTTTCTACCTCACTGTACTGAGGACCAGTTGGCACTCATTGAGAAGTCAACACAA gGAAGAGATCTTAGCCCTGTGACTGATAAACTCTGGAAGAAATTTTATGAGCGGCAATTTGGTGAAAAGAGCGCCAGTCTGGTTATTGAGAGAATGAAGCAAAAGAAAGTAACTTTTAAGTGGAATCAATTGTATAAG GCAAAGTTGAAGGAGGTTGAGGAAGCCCAACAAAAGTCCTTTGAAAGAATCAGGGATCTATACAAAAAACAAGATGCCG AGAAACAAAGCCGACAAATTAAGCTCTGTACAAAGGTTCCACCTTCTAGCAATAAAAGAAGCTTTTATGGAG gcaACAGCAGTATTTACAACACAAAGAGTACTGTGATGAAGAAAGCAAAAATGGATTTCTTAAGAAG TCCAGAGGTTAGAAATTTAGCTGCCATGAAGAATAAGGCTGTGCAGAGAACTCATAG TGTAAGTGTTTCCTCCACAAAGAAACCAGGTGGACCTTCTGCGATGGCTGCTTCTTCAAGATACAAACCTATGAATCCGACAATGAAGAGATTCTAG
- the LOC116013775 gene encoding glutamyl-tRNA(Gln) amidotransferase subunit A, chloroplastic/mitochondrial-like, translating to MLSSIHHTPRLLRFPLKVKCLHTVPLSSVATPTLPPTSQILTIRKSLLAGETSAVELAQTFLSRLRRTEPHLKSFLHVSDTVLREAEEIDRKISNNEEIGPLAGVFVAVKDNICTADMPSTAGSKILENYRPAFDATAVRKVRQCGGIVIGKTNLDEFGMGSTTEGSAYQVTANPWDLTRVPGGSSGGSAAAVSARQCTVSLGSDTGGSVRQPASFCGVVGLKPTYGRVSRYGLVAYASSLDVIGCFGSSVADAGLLLHAISGHDKFDATSSKREIPDFTSQFISQDNLESKPLKGLRVGVIRETIEGVDPEVISSIRGAASHLEELGCTVTEVSLPSFSLGLPAYYILASSESSSNLSRYDSIRYGNQVVADELNSLYGGSRAKGFGSEVKMRILMGTYALSAGYYDAYYKRAQQVRALVRESFREALENNDILISPAAPSAAYKIGEKKDDPLAMYAGDIMTVNVNLAGLPALVLPCGFVDGGSVGLPVGVQMIGAAFDEGKLLRTGHIFEQTLQGCSFIPPLVADEFSS from the exons ATGCTATCTTCAATTCATCACACTCCGCGGCTCCTCCGCTTCCCTTTGAAGGTCAAATGCCTCCACACCGTACCCCTCTCCTCCGTCGCTACACCCACCCTACCACCAACCTCCCAAATCCTCACCATCCGCAAATCCCTCCTAGCCGGCGAGACTTCTGCCGTGGAGTTAGCGCAGACCTTCCTCTCCCGCCTCCGACGCACCGAGCCCCACCTCAAGAGCTTCCTCCACGTCTCCGACACCGTGCTGAGGGAGGCCGAGGAAATTGACAGGAAGATTTCCAACAATGAGGAGATCGGCCCCCTCGCCGGTGTCTTTGTTGCTGTGAAGGATAATATTTGTACTGCCGATATGCCATCAACTGCCGGGTCCAAGATTCTGGAGAATTATCGCCCGGCTTTCGATGCCACGGCAGTGAGGAAGGTGAGACAATGCGGCGGCATTGTAATTGGGAAGACTAATTTGGATGAGTTTGGTATGGGGAGTACTACTGAAGGCTCTGCTTATCAG GTGACAGCAAATCCTTGGGATTTGACAAGGGTGCCTGGTGGTTCATCAGGTGGTTCAGCTGCTGCTGTTTCTGCTAGGCAGTGCACAGTATCACTAGGAAGTGATACCGGCGGGAGTGTTAGACAACCAGCATCTTTCTGTGGTGTTGTTGGTTTGAAACCAACATATGGGCGTGTCTCAAGATATGGGCTTGTAGCATATGCGTCTTCTCTTGATGTCATTGGATGCTTTGGCTCATCAGTAGCTGACGCAGGGCTTCTACTCCACGCAATTTCTGGTCATGATAAGTTTGATGCAACAAGTAGCAAGCGA GAAATTCCTGACTTTACTTCCCAATTTATTTCCCAAGATAATCTCGAATCAAAACCTCTAAAAGGGTTGAGAGTTGGTGTTATCCGAGAAACCATTGAAGGAGTTGACCCTGAAGTAATTTCTTCAATCCGTGGTGCTGCTAGTCATCTTGAGGAACTAGGATGCACTGTGACAGAG gTCTCTTTGCCATCTTTCTCTCTTGGATTACCAGCTTACTACATACTTGCATCATCTGAATCTTCTTCAAATTTATCACGTTATGATTCTATCAG GTATGGGAATCAAGTTGTTGCAGATGAGCTTAATTCCCTTTATGGGGGATCCCGTGCTAAAGGCTTTGGTTCTGAG GTCAAAATGAGAATTCTAATGGGAACATATGCCTTGTCAGCTGGTTATTATGATGCATACTACAAACGAGCTCAGCAG GTGAGGGCCTTGGTAAGGGAAAGCTTTAGGGAAGCACTGGAAAATAATGATATCCTGATTTCACCAGCAGCGCCATCAGCAGCTTATAAAATTG GTGAGAAGAAGGATGATCCATTGGCAATGTATGCAGGTGATATCATGACG GTGAATGTTAACCTGGCTGGTCTTCCTGCACTGGTTCTGCCCTGTGGATTTGTTGACGGTGGTTCTGTAGGGCTACCTGTTGGCGTTCAAATGATTGGTGCTGCATTTGACGAG GGAAAACTTCTTAGAACGGGTCACATCTTCGAGCAAACACTTCAGGGCTGCAGTTTTATTCCTCCCCTCGTGGCAGATGAATTTTCAAGCTAG
- the LOC116012297 gene encoding putative GPI-anchor transamidase: MIRLKMIRERSLKFVVSASLLLLATCVYSTISSDASSDGAASTATTMHTNNWAVLVCTSRFWFNYRHMANTLSLYRTVKRLGIPDERIILMLADDMACNARNKYPAQVFNNENHRLNLYGDNVEVDYRGYEVTVENFFRVLTGRHEAAVPRSKRLLSDEGSHILVYMTGHGGDEFLKFQDAEELQSHDLADAVKQMKEKRRFKELLIMVDTCQAATLFSQLHSPGVLAIGSSKKGENSYSHHLDSDVGVSVIDRFTFYTLAFFERVNMYSNASLSSLFNSYNPNLLMSTAYYRTDLYPRLLEEVPVTNFFGSVMETIHTDSAYKAFSTERATIQKPVDQSDHYIRRTLSSSDDQEQTSDSNTKGQPVNCPFTRFWSSIHIKMERIKDVDSLMSYGLALMLPLVAISSWVSHR, from the exons ATGATAAGGTTGAAGATGATTAGGGAGAGATCGCTGAAGTTCGTCGTTTCAGCATCTTTGCTTCTTCTAGCAACTTGTGTCTACAGTACGATCTCGTCCGATGCTTCCAGCGACGGTGCGGCTTCAACGGCTACCACAATGCACACTAACAACTGGGCTGTTTTGGTCTGCACCTCTCGCTTTTG GTTTAACTACCGTCACATGGCAAACACTTTGTCTTTATACAG AACTGTAAAACGGTTGGGCATACCAGATGAAAGAATTATTCTGATGTTGGCTGATGATATGGCTTGCAATGCACGGAACAAATACCCTGCTCAAGTCTTTAATAATGAAAACCATAGGCTTAACTTGTATGGAGATAATGTCGAG GTAGATTATCGAGGGTATGAAGTAACTGTTGAGAACTTCTTCAGAGTCTTAACGGGCCGTCATGAAGCTGCTGTCCCCCGGTCAAAACGTCTTTTAAGTGATGAAGGAAGCCACATACTGGTTTATATGACAGGGCATGGTGGAGATGAGTTCTTAAAATTTCAAGATGCAGAGGAGCTTCAGAGTCATGATTTAGCTGATGCAGTGAAACAAATGAAAGAAAAGCGTAG ATTCAAGGAGCTGTTAATAATGGTTGATACTTGTCAAGCTGCTACACTTTTCTCTCAG CTTCATTCACCTGGGGTTTTGGCTATTGGAAGTAGCAAGAAAGGAGAAAATTCCTATTCACACCACCTAGACTCTGAT GTTGGTGTCTCAGTTATAGATCGATTCACATTTTATACCCTTGCCTTTTTTGAGAGGGTAAATATGTATAGCAATGCATCATTAAGCAG TCTCTTCAATTCATATAACCCAAATTTGTTGATGTCAACGGCATATTATCGAACTGATCTATACCCGCGTCTACTGGAGGAG GTGCCCGTGACAAACTTTTTTGGTTCAGTCATGGAGACAATCCACACTGATTCTGCATACAAAGCTTTCTCTACTGAAAGAGCTACTATCCAGAAGCCAGTTGATCAATCCGACCATTACATACGAAGAACACTATCCAGCTCTGATGATCAAGAGCAAACTAGTGACTCAAATACCAAG GGTCAACCAGTAAATTGTCCTTTCACACGTTTTTGGAGTTCTATCCACATCAAGATGGAAAGGATCAAGGATGTGGATAGCCTGATGTCATATGGCTTGGCATTAATGCTCCCCTTGGTGGCGATTTCCTCTTGGGTGTCACATCGATGA
- the LOC116001898 gene encoding cytochrome P450 72A225-like produces the protein MEANRSEPLDNLSNHISPRILPFLYKTITAHGKKSFVWLGPKPAVLILEPEMIKEILANYKDFERPSNPAMMEMVRGLVVCEASRWSMYRRIINPAFHLEKLKAMVPAFYASSREMVEKLDNIVKADGSEVDVWPYVGTLTSDAIARVAFGSNFEEGRNIFDKLSKLTKLVTGLGPFLFVPQYWNLPTKMKWKIQQTSREVRALVRGVVEKRMKEMTRGGEVVVTLLGTSKYPEYSGVIDPQGSGVLSTSY, from the exons ATGGAAGCAAACCGCAGTGAACCTTTGGACAATCTCTCCAATCACATCTCCCCTCGCATCCTCCCCTTCTTGTATAAAACCATCACCGCCCATG GCAAGAAGTCATTTGTGTGGCTTGGACCAAAACCAGCAGTGTTAATCTTGGAGCCTGAAATGATAAAGGAGATACTCGCAAATTACAAGGATTTTGAAAGGCCAAGTAATCCGGCAATGATGGAGATGGTACGAGGATTAGTTGTGTGTGAAGCAAGCAGATGGTCAATGTATAGAAGGATCATCAATCCAGCTTTTCACCTGGAGAAGTTGaag GCTATGGTGCCTGCATTCTATGCAAGTAGTCGTGAGATGGTTGAAAAACTGGACAACATCGTAAAGGCAGATGGGTCGGAGGTGGACGTGTGGCCGTACGTTGGCACCTTAACCAGCGATGCAATTGCAAGAGTTGCTTTTGGGAGCAACTTTGAAGAAGGAAGAAATATATTTGACAAACTTTCTAAGCTCACCAAGCTTGTCACTGGCCTTGGACCATTTCTATTCGTCCCACAATATTG GAATTTGCCAACTAAAATGAAGTGGAAGATACAACAGACATCAAGGGAAGTGAGAGCATTGGTACGAGGAGTTGTGGAGAAGAGGATGAAGGAGATGACGAGAGGAGGGGAAGTGGTCGTAACActtttaggtacaagcaaatacccggagtattccggggttatcgatccacagggaagcggggtattaagcactagttactaa